The following are encoded together in the Terriglobia bacterium genome:
- the rsmI gene encoding 16S rRNA (cytidine(1402)-2'-O)-methyltransferase has product MTEQIQKGTLYVVATPIGNLEDISFRAVRILKEANLIACEDTRQTRKLLDHYGIETPAVSYHEHNEAERAAELVSKLQAGQTIAQVSDAGMPGISDPGYRLIKLAIENGIAVVPVPGASAMIAALVGSGLATDSFEFHGFLPAKSGQRRTVLERFRDADHTVVVYETPHRIHEAVEDIVATLGPTRPLVIARELTKVHEEFLRGSAKDILERLQKGDLKGEITLLIGKSEAGALSEGKDLSARLKEIMREQKIDEKAALKVLAKETGRAKSEVYRELQRKRK; this is encoded by the coding sequence GGCACTCTGTACGTGGTGGCCACGCCCATCGGCAACCTGGAGGACATCAGCTTCCGGGCCGTCCGCATTTTGAAAGAAGCCAACCTGATTGCCTGCGAAGACACGCGGCAGACGCGCAAACTGCTGGACCACTACGGCATCGAAACGCCCGCGGTCAGCTATCACGAGCACAATGAAGCTGAGCGCGCGGCGGAACTTGTCAGCAAATTGCAGGCGGGCCAGACCATCGCCCAAGTTTCCGACGCGGGGATGCCGGGAATTTCCGATCCGGGCTACCGCTTGATCAAGCTGGCGATTGAGAACGGCATTGCCGTGGTGCCGGTGCCGGGAGCATCCGCGATGATCGCCGCGCTGGTGGGCAGCGGCCTGGCTACGGATTCATTTGAGTTTCACGGGTTCCTGCCGGCCAAATCAGGACAGCGACGGACTGTGCTGGAGCGGTTCCGCGACGCGGACCATACAGTTGTCGTTTATGAGACGCCGCACCGCATACACGAAGCCGTGGAAGATATTGTCGCCACGCTGGGACCGACGCGGCCGCTGGTGATCGCCCGCGAACTCACCAAGGTACACGAAGAGTTTTTGCGTGGATCGGCGAAGGACATTCTGGAGCGGTTACAGAAAGGCGATCTCAAGGGCGAGATCACATTGTTGATCGGAAAAAGCGAAGCAGGAGCGCTGTCAGAAGGCAAGGATTTGTCCGCGCGGCTTAAGGAGATCATGCGTGAGCAAAAGATAGATGAGAAAGCCGCGCTGAAAGTTTTGGCCAAGGAAACGGGCCGGGCAAAGAGCGAGGTATATCGGGAGCTGCAACGCAAACGAAAGTGA
- a CDS encoding DUF4440 domain-containing protein, translating to MATPAGLAVRSSVQTPVQQDPARNPAATQPNQGQQPQEDAEDLRADMEEGVKHLLVSQVEAWNHGRLEGFMQGYWRSPDLTFFSGDIVTKGWEPTLARYQQRYQGQGKEMGRLEFQELKIDIVGRKAAIATGRWQLTMSDGKTPHGLFTLIVKRMPGGWKIVHDHTSAE from the coding sequence ATGGCGACGCCTGCCGGGCTGGCTGTCCGCAGCTCGGTCCAAACGCCTGTCCAGCAGGACCCCGCGCGCAACCCGGCCGCCACCCAGCCCAACCAAGGTCAGCAGCCTCAGGAAGACGCCGAAGACCTGCGCGCGGACATGGAAGAGGGCGTCAAACACTTGCTGGTTTCCCAGGTTGAAGCCTGGAACCACGGCCGGCTGGAGGGCTTCATGCAAGGCTACTGGCGCTCGCCCGACCTGACCTTCTTCTCCGGCGACATCGTGACCAAAGGATGGGAGCCAACTCTGGCGCGCTACCAGCAGCGCTACCAGGGCCAGGGCAAAGAGATGGGACGGCTGGAATTCCAGGAGCTGAAGATTGATATTGTCGGACGCAAAGCCGCCATCGCCACCGGCCGCTGGCAGCTGACCATGTCCGACGGCAAGACTCCGCACGGGCTGTTTACCCTGATCGTCAAGCGCATGCCCGGCGGATGGAAGATTGTGCACGACCACACATCGGCCGAGTAG
- a CDS encoding protein kinase, whose amino-acid sequence MSLETVGRYEIIGELGRGAMGVVYKAKDPTIGRTVALKTMRLDVHGLDAAEMVRRFQNEARAAGVLSHSNIVTIYDAGQHDGIFYIAMEFIQGTTLHELIAEKHILTTEEVIQYSRQICRGLDYAHSHGIVHRDVKPANIMITGNGTVKIMDFGIAKAGGSMTSTGQVLGTPNYMAPEQVKGRPLDGRSDLFSFGVILYEMLTGEKPFVGQNVTTIIYKIVNENPIAPRDLDVTVHPGLSAIVVKALAKLPEDRYQSGAELVRDLENYKNLESITTVSSRKVAEAAPMHATSSSSAASPAVVTSALDKTAVLPLKVAAGNAVRAPQPAVAKAKTPILMRRKIAVAPRVTKKMLATAVGLVLLLGSTLGAFAYYRTHARMQQIESVVKAAEPQPQSPSQTDQPSLSLQPASGTNTATGAKSGNSGIARDTTVKYVRAVATSPAKTQKPAISPNQVFTQQSELRFVSKPDGAKVEVDGWSEPSWVTPFTASHLAAGLHTVVFTKAGFISQTRTVESAAGKSLDVAADLNPAVSTIVVTSNPQGANVWLDGRDSGMTTPAQLTVEKGVHRVSVRKAGFKETFTEGTLAEGQTMSFSPVLLSVNQHTDDGPGNNLLRRMLGADTVPDGKGLVHVRTSPAGATIIVDGKTAGKKTNARWPADPGVYSIVLQMDGYKSVHRNIRVQQGKIANLDEILEKQ is encoded by the coding sequence ATGTCTCTAGAAACGGTCGGTAGATACGAAATCATCGGCGAGCTCGGCCGGGGCGCCATGGGTGTGGTTTACAAAGCAAAAGACCCCACCATTGGCCGCACGGTAGCGCTCAAGACGATGCGGCTCGACGTCCATGGACTGGACGCCGCGGAGATGGTGCGCCGGTTTCAGAACGAAGCCCGCGCCGCCGGGGTGCTGAGCCATTCCAACATCGTCACCATCTACGACGCCGGCCAGCACGACGGAATTTTCTACATTGCCATGGAGTTCATCCAGGGCACCACGCTGCACGAGCTGATCGCGGAAAAACACATCCTCACTACGGAAGAGGTCATCCAGTACTCGAGGCAGATCTGCCGGGGCCTGGACTACGCGCACTCGCACGGAATTGTTCATCGTGACGTGAAGCCGGCCAACATCATGATCACCGGCAACGGCACGGTGAAGATCATGGATTTCGGCATCGCCAAAGCCGGCGGCAGCATGACTTCCACCGGACAGGTGCTGGGCACGCCGAATTACATGGCCCCGGAACAGGTGAAAGGCCGTCCGCTGGACGGACGCTCTGATCTGTTCAGCTTTGGCGTGATCCTCTACGAAATGCTCACCGGCGAAAAGCCGTTCGTGGGGCAGAACGTTACGACCATCATCTACAAGATTGTGAATGAAAACCCGATCGCGCCACGCGATCTTGATGTGACCGTCCATCCGGGGCTGAGCGCGATTGTGGTGAAAGCGCTGGCCAAGCTGCCGGAAGACCGGTACCAATCGGGCGCGGAACTGGTCCGCGACCTGGAGAACTACAAGAACCTGGAGTCCATCACGACCGTTTCGTCGAGAAAAGTTGCCGAGGCCGCCCCGATGCACGCCACTTCATCTTCGTCGGCGGCTTCACCGGCCGTGGTAACTTCGGCTCTGGACAAGACGGCCGTGCTGCCGCTCAAAGTAGCAGCCGGGAACGCGGTGCGGGCGCCGCAGCCGGCGGTGGCCAAGGCGAAAACGCCGATACTGATGCGCCGCAAAATCGCCGTGGCGCCACGGGTGACCAAGAAAATGCTGGCCACAGCGGTTGGGCTGGTGCTGCTGCTGGGCTCAACCCTGGGGGCGTTCGCGTACTACCGTACGCATGCCCGGATGCAGCAAATTGAGTCCGTGGTGAAAGCCGCGGAACCACAGCCGCAGAGCCCGTCGCAGACCGATCAGCCGTCTTTGTCTTTGCAGCCGGCGTCAGGAACGAACACGGCCACGGGCGCAAAGAGCGGTAACTCAGGCATCGCCCGCGATACCACGGTGAAGTACGTGCGAGCGGTGGCAACGTCGCCGGCCAAGACGCAGAAGCCGGCGATTTCTCCGAACCAAGTTTTCACGCAGCAGAGCGAATTGAGATTTGTCTCCAAGCCGGACGGCGCGAAAGTTGAAGTGGACGGGTGGAGCGAGCCCTCATGGGTAACGCCGTTCACGGCGTCACACCTGGCCGCGGGGCTGCATACCGTGGTGTTCACCAAGGCAGGGTTCATCTCGCAGACGCGCACGGTGGAATCGGCGGCAGGCAAGAGCCTGGACGTGGCCGCCGACCTGAATCCCGCGGTCTCCACGATTGTGGTCACCAGCAACCCGCAGGGAGCAAACGTCTGGCTGGACGGCCGCGATTCCGGCATGACCACGCCAGCGCAGTTGACGGTGGAAAAAGGCGTCCACCGGGTGAGCGTGCGCAAGGCCGGGTTCAAAGAGACTTTCACGGAAGGCACGCTGGCGGAAGGGCAGACCATGAGCTTTTCACCGGTGCTGCTCAGCGTGAACCAGCACACGGATGACGGGCCCGGCAACAATCTGCTGCGGCGCATGCTGGGCGCGGACACCGTACCCGACGGCAAAGGGTTGGTGCACGTGCGCACCAGTCCCGCAGGGGCCACCATCATCGTGGACGGAAAGACGGCCGGCAAGAAGACCAACGCGCGCTGGCCCGCCGATCCCGGCGTGTACAGCATTGTTCTGCAAATGGATGGATACAAGAGCGTGCACCGCAACATCCGCGTGCAGCAGGGCAAGATCGCCAACCTGGACGAGATCCTGGAAAAGCAGTAA
- a CDS encoding FHA domain-containing protein, translating into MARLIISSPDGKKGILELGKPVVTVGRGNANDLVLNDASVSRLHAVIKQHDNRAFIADRGSTNGVFLQGVKIERESELKNGDVIQVGRYQLQLENIDEKGIQVRRAEWPSTFNQIIRRWTDPGSLPPGVQVSDTAVADLAQRVKKLERENYLLTVLYEAGKALNGKLSVEDISEQLVGLASMIEGVERGFVMLFDESGNVLRQSEVLYRHPVSSAKQPQIILSQSVLELIRKEQQPILIDDAGADARFSGSESLILSGLRSAMCAPLLGTNRMFGVLYVDNMEKASAFTQEELNVFALLAAQAGAAIDNAMAHEKLARNSVQRAALERFLSPEVAEMVAANPEARLGGVNQQVTVMFADIRGFTSMSELMEPGRVVEILNEYFTRVSDVILDCGGMIDKYIGDAVMAVFGAPISKGQDAQNAVHAAIQIQRLLIELNRDAALRHWPELRVGIGINTGIVTAGNIGSPRRLDYTVVGDTVNTASRLMASAAGQQILISHATAVELDGKFDLAELPTLCLKGRIEPVHIFSVGWEEGPRSKSKKKRLTGGALNSKRTGSRRVST; encoded by the coding sequence ATGGCCCGCCTCATCATTTCTTCTCCCGACGGCAAGAAGGGGATCCTGGAGCTGGGCAAGCCAGTGGTCACCGTTGGCCGCGGCAACGCCAATGACCTGGTGCTCAACGATGCCAGCGTCAGCCGCCTGCATGCGGTCATCAAACAGCATGACAACCGCGCTTTCATCGCCGACCGCGGCAGCACCAACGGCGTTTTCCTCCAGGGAGTGAAAATTGAGCGGGAAAGCGAGCTGAAAAACGGCGACGTGATCCAGGTGGGCCGCTATCAGCTGCAACTGGAGAACATCGACGAAAAAGGGATCCAAGTCCGCCGGGCCGAGTGGCCGTCAACCTTCAACCAGATTATTCGCCGCTGGACAGATCCCGGATCCCTGCCGCCGGGCGTGCAAGTCTCAGACACCGCGGTGGCCGATCTGGCGCAGCGCGTCAAGAAGCTGGAACGCGAGAACTACCTGCTGACCGTGCTTTACGAGGCGGGTAAGGCGCTGAACGGCAAGCTCTCCGTGGAGGACATCAGCGAGCAGCTGGTTGGGCTGGCTTCCATGATTGAAGGCGTGGAGCGCGGTTTCGTGATGCTGTTCGATGAATCGGGCAACGTACTGCGGCAGAGCGAAGTGCTTTACCGGCATCCGGTGAGTTCGGCGAAGCAGCCGCAGATCATCCTGAGCCAGAGCGTGCTGGAGCTGATCCGCAAAGAGCAGCAGCCGATTTTGATTGACGACGCCGGCGCCGACGCGCGGTTCAGCGGCAGTGAGAGCTTGATCCTTTCCGGGCTGCGTTCCGCCATGTGCGCGCCGTTGCTGGGCACCAACCGGATGTTCGGCGTGCTGTACGTGGACAACATGGAGAAAGCCTCCGCCTTTACCCAGGAAGAACTCAACGTGTTTGCGCTGCTGGCGGCGCAGGCCGGCGCGGCCATTGACAACGCCATGGCCCACGAAAAGCTCGCCCGCAACAGCGTGCAACGCGCCGCGCTGGAACGGTTTCTGTCTCCGGAAGTGGCGGAGATGGTGGCCGCCAATCCGGAAGCGAGACTGGGCGGCGTGAACCAGCAGGTGACCGTCATGTTCGCCGATATCCGCGGCTTTACCTCCATGAGCGAACTGATGGAGCCGGGCCGCGTGGTGGAAATCCTGAACGAATATTTCACGCGCGTCTCTGACGTGATCCTGGACTGCGGCGGGATGATTGACAAATACATCGGCGACGCGGTGATGGCGGTGTTCGGCGCGCCTATCTCCAAGGGCCAGGACGCGCAGAACGCGGTGCACGCAGCCATCCAGATCCAGCGGCTGTTGATCGAGCTGAATCGCGACGCCGCCCTGCGCCATTGGCCGGAGCTGCGGGTGGGCATCGGCATCAACACGGGAATCGTGACGGCGGGCAACATTGGTTCGCCGCGCCGGCTGGACTACACCGTGGTGGGCGACACGGTGAACACGGCATCGCGCTTGATGGCCAGCGCGGCCGGCCAGCAGATCCTGATCTCGCATGCCACGGCGGTGGAGCTGGACGGAAAGTTTGACTTGGCGGAACTGCCGACGCTGTGCCTGAAAGGCCGCATCGAGCCGGTGCACATTTTCAGCGTGGGCTGGGAAGAAGGCCCGCGTTCCAAGAGCAAGAAAAAGCGCCTCACCGGAGGCGCTTTGAATTCGAAAAGGACGGGATCCAGAAGAGTTTCTACTTAA